A window of Candidatus Thermoplasmatota archaeon genomic DNA:
CTGCATCGGGAGGATCGCCGCGGCGAGCCGCCACACGTCCCGCGCCTCGCCCTCGCGCTCCGCGAGCGCCTGCTCGTCCTGCCGGCCCGTTCCGCCCGCGACGCGATCCGCTGCGCCCGGTTGTCCGAGCCGCCTTCCGGCCGCCGTCCCGGCCTGGCCTCCGCTTGCCCCCACGTCTCCGGGACGCGCCGCCTCATCTTGTTCGAGAGCGGCTGCGCTCGCGTCTCCCCGCTGCGCGGCCGCGTCTCGTTCGAGGTCGGCTGCGTCCTCGTTGCCCACCTGCTGCGCCGCCGCGCCTCGTTCGAGGTCGGCTGGGCTCGCGTCTCCCCGCTGCGCCGCCGCATCTTGTTCGAGGTCGGCTGAGCTCGCGTCTCCCCGCTGCGCCGCCGCGTCTCGTTCGAGGTCGGCTGCGCCCGCGTCCTCCAGCTGCGCCTCGGCCGCCTCCTCGAGGTGCGTCGCCGCCGTCGCGCGCGTAGTCGACGCCGGCTCCGGGCGGGTTCCGCCCGATTCGGCCTTGAGCGATCCAACGCCCGTCGGCCGAAGACCCAGATAGTCGAGGACGTTCGCGAGCGTCTGCACCTTGACGTCGAGGAGGTCGCGCGCCGCCACGCGCGCGAGATCGACGACACTGCGGCCCGCCGCGCGCGCGACGGTCACGCCCCCGAAGCGTCGCACCTCGAGGGCGCTCCCGTCGCGGCCGAGCGGAAGCGCGACGCCCACGCGTCGAGCCCGGGCCACGAGGTGGCCCCACACGCGCGCTTCGCCTCCGAACGTCACGAGGACGTCGGGGTCGAGCGCGACGAGATGCGAGGCGAGGTCCGCGAGCATCCGCGCGTCCCCCAGGGTCCCGTCCTCGAGGCGCGTCGCCGCGAACCGACGCACGCGCGGCTCGCCCGCGACGCCCGGCTCGACGCGCGCGTCGGCCACCGTCACGCCCATCACGGGCGCGCGCGCCTCGTCCTCGGGCGAGCGCGCGCGACTTCCCTCGCCGGATTCGGTCAGCGCAATCGCCGCGACCCTCAAGGGAGGCAGGCGATCGTGGGCGGCTTCACGCGCGCCCGCCCGGGGGAGCGCCCCGCCTCCATCGCGGGCCTCGCGCGCTTCGCCCGCAGGCTCGCCGCCTTCGCGGCCGCGGGCTTCGCGCGCTTCGCCCGCAGGCTCGCCGCCTTCGCGGCCGCGGGCTTCGTGCGCTCCGTCCGCAGGCTCGCCGCCTTCGCGGCCGCGGGTTACGCGTGCTCCGTCCGCAGGCTCGCCGCCTCCGCGGCCGCGGGCTTCGTGCGCTCCGTCCGCAGGCTCGCCGCCTTCGCGGCCGCGGGCTTCGCCCGCGTGTCGCGTCCGGCCATCGTCCTCCCGGCGGCGGTCCTCGCGGGCTCGCCGTGCCCGGTCCGCCCCTTCGAGCCCGCTCCCGGCCCACCCTCGCACCCACGCGAACGGCGCGAGCCCGACGTCCGCGAAGTAGGCGGGCACGACGTCGAGGCCGACGCCGAGGACGGCCGCGACGCCCTCCAGTTCCGAGGCCGCGGCGGCGAACGCGCGCGCATCCTCGGGGTGCGCGAGGTCGACCTCGAGGACCTCCCTTGCTTCGAGCCCCCAGGCGCGGGTCACCCGGCGCGTCGCGAGCGGGGGTCCGGCGCCGCCCGGGGGGTCGAGGGCCGCGACGGCCGAGACGAGAGCGTCCCCTCGGTCGGTCGCGGCGGGCCGACCCGGAGTGTCCTCGACAGGCATCACCCAGACCACGACGCGCGCGCGGCGGTCCACCAGAGGTACAACCCGATCCTCGGCGGTGCGGACCCACAGCCGCGCCGCGAAACGGCCCGCCGCCGCCGCAGCTGTCGTCTCGCGGCCGGCCGGGACGGGCACGCCCGCGGGCACGTCGACGACGTCGGCGCCGAGAATCCAACCTTCGACGTCGCTCGTTCCGTCGAATTCCGCGGGGTCTCCGGACCCGCCCCCGCCCGGGCGTCGGCCTCTATATCCGGCTTCGGGCCCGCGTTGGGATCTGCCTCCTGGCCCGCGTTGGGATCTGCCTTCGGGCCCGCGTTGGGATCTGCCGCCGGGCCCGCGTTCTGATCTGCTTTCGGGTCCGCGTTGGGATCCGTCTTCGGACCCGCGTTGGGATTCCGCTTCGGGTTTGCCTTCCGGTCCGCCCTCAGATCGGCCCTGAACCTCACCCTCGGGTCCGCTTTCGCGCCTGCGCTCGGGTCCGCTCTCAAGTCCGCCCGCGAATCTGCTTTCGATTCCGCCTTGGGGTCCGCCTCCGAGTCGGCGATCGGGTCCGCCCTCCCGTTCGCCCGCGATTCTGCCCTTGGGTACGCCCTCGGGTCTGCGTGGGGGTCCGCCCTCGGGTCCGCCCGCGAATGCGCCTCCGGGTCCGGGCTTGGGTCCGCCCTCGGGTCCGCCCGCGGATGCGCCTCCGGGTCCGCGCTGGGGTCCGCTGCCGGGTCCGCCCGCGGATGCGCCTCCGGGTCCGCGTTCGGGTCCGCTGTCGTGTCCACCCGCGGATCCACCTTTGGTTCCGCGTGGGGGTTCGCCTCCGCCCCCGCGTCCCCGTGCGTCCGCGCGACGATGCGTCATCACCGCGAGCTTCGACGCTCAGATAGAAATAGCCCCCGTCCACTGAAGCCGTGTGCCCGCCCCGCCGGCCGTTCGCATCCTCCGTCCCGCGAACGCGGCGGTGACGGCCGTGGCCGTGCTCGTGGGCGCGTACCTCATCGTCGGCGGAGGACTCCTCGAGGCGGCGGCCTGGGGCGGTCCTCCGAAGGTCCACGCGGAACCGCCCGGCGCGGGGCCCGTCGCGGCCCCCGTCCCGCGGCCCGGCCTCGACTACGTCGAAGGCCTCCCCGGCGCGCTGCGGGACCTCGCGCTCCCGTGGGCGCGCGCGAGCGTCGACCTCGCGCGCGCCCACGGGAGCGCGCGAGCGTCGACCTCGCGCCGCTCGGCCTGCGCGTCGTCCTCGCGGCGCTTGCGGCCTTCGCCTTCGCGGGCGCGGGCAACGTGCGCAACGACCTGCGCGACGTCGCGGTCGACCGCGCCGCGCACCCCGATCGGCCGCTCGCCTCGAGGGCGATGACCGAGCACGCCGCGCAGCGGCTCGCGCTCGCGCTCTACGGTTTCGCGGTCGTCGCGGGCCTCGCGCTCGGTCCCGGTCCCGCGCTCGTGGTGCTCGCGGGGCTCGTCCTCATGGAGGGTTATGAGCGCGGCCTCAAGGCCGCGGGCCTTCCCGGCAACGTCACCATCGGGGTCCTCACGGGGGCTCCGTTCGTGCTCGGAGGCTTCGTCGCGGGGAGCCTCGGGAACGGCGTCTTCCTCCTCGCCCTGCTCGCCACCTTCGCGACGCTCGGGCGGGAGATCCTGAAGGACATCGAGGACATGCACGGCGACCTCGGTCGCCGGACGCTTCCGCAGCGGATCGGACCCCGGAACGCCCGCATCGCGGCCGCCGTTCCCCTTGTGGCGGCGGTCGCGCTGAGCCCGCTTCCCTGGGGGTCCGAAAGCGTTTTGGGGTGGTCTTACCTTCCCGCAGTCGCGGCGGCAGACGCCGGCTTCCTCGCCTCGGCGCTCGTGCCGATGAGCGTGGGCAAAGCCCAGCGTCTCGCCAAGGTCAGCATGGTGGTCGCCCTCGGGGCGTTCCTGCTGGGCCGGACGCAACGGGTGTGGATGTCGTGACCGTGATCGCGGACGAGCGCGTGCGGGGGATGCGTGGGCGCGTGTGGACCCACATCCAGGAAGCCCTCCGGGGCGGCCCCATCCACATGACGCTCCTCGATCCGGCGTCCTCGACGGGCAAGCACGGCGAGTCCATCGCGATGGAGGCCGCGCGCCTCGGAACGCACGCCATCATGGTCGGCGGCTCCACGGGCGTCACGGGCGAGAACCTGGACGACCTCGTGAAGTCGATCAAGGAGCGGACGCACCTTCCGACGATCTACTTCCCGTCGAGCGCGGGCGTCATGAGCCGCCACCTCGACGCGGTCTACTTCCTGAGCACGCTCAACTCGCGCAACCCGCGCTACATCGTGGGCGAGCAGGCGCGCGGCGCGCCGCTCCTCGCGAAGATCGCGGTCGAGTGCATCGGGCTCGGCTACATCATCGTCGATCCCGGCATGCGCGTCGGGAGCGTGAGCGACGCGGACGTCATCACGCGCGACGCGGTCGGCGAGGAGCGCGCGGTCGGCCTCGCGCTCGCGGCGCAGATGTTCGGCATGCCGCTCGTCTACCTCGAAGCAGGAAGCGGCGCCCCGTCGCCCGTCCCCGCGAACATCATCCGCGCCGTGAAGCGCGCCCTCTCGATTCCCCTCATCGTGGGCGGGGGCATCCGCAGCGCGGCCGACGCCTCCGCGGTGCTCGACGCGGGGGCGGACATCGTCGTCACGGGCACCATCGCGGAGAACGGCCATTTCGACAACCTCGCGGCGGTCCTCGGCGAGGTCCACCGTCGCCGCGCGAAGCACGCCTGAGCGCCGAGGCCCCGGCTCCGACCCACGGCCCGGTCTTCGGCTGACGCCTCGCCCTCGCACCCATCCTCCCGCTTCGCGAGGGCTTGCGTTCACGGTCGCCGCCGCATCGCCATCACCACGCGTGCTCCGCGGGGTGGCCTTTGCCGTCGAACGGCCCTCGCCCTCCCCCGCGCGCTCGCGAGGGTCCATGCCGTCGCAAGCCCCCCGCGAAAAGGTCCGATCAATCCGCCGCGGGCGGTTTCACGAGCGCCGACGCGAGCGCGATGGCCTCGACGACGTCGGTCGCGGCGCCCGTTTCGAGAAGCGGCACCGGCTCGATCGCAAGGAGGGTCGCGATGTGGTGCGCGGCCTCGACGGCCTGGAGGGCGCGCACGAGGGCGGTGGTGGCGCCTCCGTGCGGAAACGCGAGGACGTCCGCCTCGCTGAAGGCGTGGTCCACGATGGGCCCATAATTCTTCGCAAGCAGTCCGAGGGCCCGCAGCTCGCGCACGGCCTCGTCGCCCGCTTCGATCGTCTCGTCGCCGAGGACCCCGACGTGGGCCTCCACGCCGAGGCGCGCGAGCGCCCGGCAGGCGAGCGCCGTCGCCGCGGCGCGCTCCTTGCCCGCCGCGAGGCCCGTGGGCGCGAACGCGAGGACGCGTCGCCCGACGAGGACGACGTCCACGGGGAGCGGGCGCCATCCGGCGCCGCGCGCGATCGCCTGGGCCTCGCGCGGCGTCGCGACGATGGCGTCAAACGACGCGCCGCTGGAGGATTCGCGCTCGCCGACGCTTCCTCCCGCCGGCCGCGCCTCGTGACCCCGCGGCGAATCCGGTCGCGCCCGCGCCGGGGCCCGAACCCGGCGCAGGAGCGCGGGCA
This region includes:
- a CDS encoding DNA polymerase domain-containing protein, giving the protein MPAGVPVPAGRETTAAAAAGRFAARLWVRTAEDRVVPLVDRRARVVVWVMPVEDTPGRPAATDRGDALVSAVAALDPPGGAGPPLATRRVTRAWGLEAREVLEVDLAHPEDARAFAAAASELEGVAAVLGVGLDVVPAYFADVGLAPFAWVRGWAGSGLEGADRARRAREDRRREDDGRTRHAGEARGREGGEPADGAHEARGRGGGEPADGARVTRGREGGEPADGAHEARGREGGEPAGEAREARGREGGEPAGEAREARDGGGALPRAGAREAAHDRLPPLRVAAIALTESGEGSRARSPEDEARAPVMGVTVADARVEPGVAGEPRVRRFAATRLEDGTLGDARMLADLASHLVALDPDVLVTFGGEARVWGHLVARARRVGVALPLGRDGSALEVRRFGGVTVARAAGRSVVDLARVAARDLLDVKVQTLANVLDYLGLRPTGVGSLKAESGGTRPEPASTTRATAATHLEEAAEAQLEDAGAADLERDAAAQRGDASSADLEQDAAAQRGDASPADLERGAAAQQVGNEDAADLERDAAAQRGDASAAALEQDEAARPGDVGASGGQAGTAAGRRLGQPGAADRVAGGTGRQDEQALAEREGEARDVWRLAAAILPMQMDLARRICVPLDEVSRMGRGRQVEALLLLEARRTGRLPPNPADIEAETYEGGLVLAPTPGLHENVQALDFSSMYPSIMIRYNVSPETWIPQGGIGTEWDERGTRERMAAAHEPNAAAHQPNAAAHEPTTAEREPMATAGAPNAAEREPHSAAREPMAAAREHATAHEPNAAARAAAREHATPREPNAPEREPMTTARAPNAAEREPMTTARAPNAAGREPMAAAREADVHEAPGVRHRFRAAPRGFFPAILEGLIEERRTLKAARRARAGRPRGAEDEVARVRETTLKVLTNAFYGYTGWPQARWYSRACAEATAAWGRRLVGDVVASAKAAGVEVLYGDTDSLFVRAGGDAIRVAREAEALVATAREDEAFDLALDERYETILFTGAKKRYAGLTADGRLVVRGFEARRGDWCALARRVQARVLAAVLADRDARGAIERVRETIQAVEAGEVPLVDLVIHKTLVQRPSDYKVKQAHVEAVERAEAADPGLRVRAGSQVSYVILAIAERDQLERGRIEQGQLERGRIEQGQLEQGRIEQGQLEQA
- a CDS encoding geranylgeranylglycerol-phosphate geranylgeranyltransferase encodes the protein MGARERRPRARPRERASVDLAPLGLRVVLAALAAFAFAGAGNVRNDLRDVAVDRAAHPDRPLASRAMTEHAAQRLALALYGFAVVAGLALGPGPALVVLAGLVLMEGYERGLKAAGLPGNVTIGVLTGAPFVLGGFVAGSLGNGVFLLALLATFATLGREILKDIEDMHGDLGRRTLPQRIGPRNARIAAAVPLVAAVALSPLPWGSESVLGWSYLPAVAAADAGFLASALVPMSVGKAQRLAKVSMVVALGAFLLGRTQRVWMS
- a CDS encoding geranylgeranylglyceryl/heptaprenylglyceryl phosphate synthase, whose product is MDVVTVIADERVRGMRGRVWTHIQEALRGGPIHMTLLDPASSTGKHGESIAMEAARLGTHAIMVGGSTGVTGENLDDLVKSIKERTHLPTIYFPSSAGVMSRHLDAVYFLSTLNSRNPRYIVGEQARGAPLLAKIAVECIGLGYIIVDPGMRVGSVSDADVITRDAVGEERAVGLALAAQMFGMPLVYLEAGSGAPSPVPANIIRAVKRALSIPLIVGGGIRSAADASAVLDAGADIVVTGTIAENGHFDNLAAVLGEVHRRRAKHA